Part of the Halopseudomonas maritima genome, CAGCCGAACAGGGGGCAGAGCTGGTCCTGTTGCCTGAGTGTTTTGGCGCTTTTGGTGCCGCGTCGTTGACCGCGATTGCTGCGGCTGAGTGGGGAGTGCAGCGGCCGATGCGGCGCTTTTTGGCCGAGCAGGCGCGTCAGCATGGTATCTGGCTGGTCGGCGGCAGCCTGCCCTTGCCTGTCTCTGCAGGTGGCAAGCCGATGGCGTGCCAGCTGGTGGTGGATGAGCACGGTCACGAGGTGGCGCGGTACGACAAGCTGCACCTGTTTGACGTGGATGTCGCCGACAATCACGGCAGTTACCGAGAGTCTCGCGACTACGACTTTGGCGACCGGGTGGTCTGCATCGACAGCCCGGTCGGGCGGCTGGGGCTGAGTATCTGTTACGATGTGCGCTTTCCCGAACTGTATCAGGCGCTGCGTGCAGACGGCGCTGAGGTGATTGTGGTGCCGGCGGCCTTTACCGCGGTTACTGGCGCAGCGCACTGGGAAGTACTGCTGCGGGCGCGCGCCATTGAGACCCAGTGCTGGGTGTTGGCTGCCAACCAGGTGGGTGAACATCCGAGCGGGCGTCAGACCTATGGTCATAGCTGCCTGATCGACCCCTGGGGTGTCGTCCAGCAGTGCCTGCCCGCAGGCGAGGGCGTGCTGACTGGCGCGCTGGTGCCAGAGCAGTTGCAGGGCGTGCGTGCGCGCATGCCGATAACCCGACATCGTCGTTTCGCCCTGGCGGCCCAGCCGTTGCCGCCAGGCAAGGAGTCAACCGAACATGAGTGACATCGTTACCCGCGCCGAGCAGGCGCTGTTGCAGCCCGCCGAGCTGAGTGCTGATGCGGTGGCGGGTGTGCTCGGCACCCTGGTGCAGGCACCCGGTGTCGACGCTGCCGATCTGTATTTTCAACATCAGATCAGCGAGTCCTGGGTGCTGGAAGATGGCATCGTCAAGGATGGCAGCTTTCACGTCGATCAGGGGGTCGGTGTGCGCGCCCTGTCCGGTGAGAAAACCGGCTTCGCCTACAGCAACGACATTCGTCTTGCCGCGCTGAGTCAGGCGGCTGGCGCGGCGCGCTCCATCGCTCGCGCTGGACAGGCAGGCAGCGTGCAGGCCTGGCAGCGGCCAACGCCGCCCGCGCTTTACGCTGCGGATAACCCGCTGGATGTGATGCCGCAGGCTGACAAGGTTGCTTTTCTGCAGCGCCTCGATGCCTATACCCGCAGCCTTGATCCGCGCATTAGTCAGGTCACCGTAAGCCTGGCGGGTGTGCATGATACCGTCATGGTCGCGGCGAGTGACGGCACCTGGGCCGGTGACATCCGTCCGCTGGTGCGTATGAACGTCAGCGTCATCATGGAGCAGAACGGGCGCCGCGAGCGCGGCAGCAGTGGCGGCGGCGGCCGGACTGATTACCTGTATTTTGAGGCCGAGGAGCGCGCTTTGGGCTATGCCCGCGAGGCCGTGCGTCAGGCCTCGGTCAATCTGGAGGCGATTGCCGCGCCTGCCGGCAGCATGCCGGTGGTGATGGGGCCGGGCTGGTCCGGCGTGCTGCTGCACGAGGCGGTTGGTCATGGCCTTGAGGGCGACTTTAACCGCAAGGGCAGCTCGGCCTACAGCGGCCGGGTTGGCGAGAAGGTCGCTTCCAGTCTCTGTACCATTGTTGACGACGGCACCCTGCCGGGCCGTCGCGGCTCGCTCAGCGTGGATGACGAAGGCGTGCCCAGTCACTGCACCACGCTGATCGAGAACGGTGTGCTCAAGGGGTATATGCAGGACAAGCTGAATGCGCGCCTGATGGGCGTGCCGGCTACCGGCAATGGTCGCCGTGAGTCTTATGCTCACCTGCCGATGCCGCGCATGACCAACACCTACATGTTGGCCGGCGAGAGCGACCCGGACGAGATTGTCCGCTCGGTGAAAAAGGGCATCTACTGCGCCAACCTGGGCGGTGGGCAGGTCGACATCACCAGCGGCAAGTTTGTCTTCTCCACCAGTGAGGCCTACCTGATCGAAGACGGCAAGATCACCGCCCCGGTCAAGGGCGCCACCCTGATTGGCAACGGCCCCGAAGTCATGAACCGCGTCTCTATGGTTGGCCACGACCTGAAGCTCGATACCGGCGTCGGCGTTTGCGGCAAAGATGGCCAATCAGTCCCGGTCGGGGTAGGGCAGCCGACACTGAAGATTGATCAGATTACGGTGGGCGGCACCGGCTGATGCCCGGCGCGGCGAGCCGCGCGGCTGGAGGCTGGAAGCAGTCCGAGTTGGTACGGACGTTGGTTTTTTGCATATGATCCGCAAACCCTGCTTGACCCGCTTTGCGAGGACCTCATCCTGATTAAGCCTTCAGCCTTCAGCCTTCAGCCTTCAGCCTTCAGCCTTCAGCCTTCAGCCTTCAGCCTCCAGCCGCTTTTACCTCCCCTCAAACCGCCCAGCCAGCCGATTCT contains:
- the tldD gene encoding metalloprotease TldD, with the translated sequence MSDIVTRAEQALLQPAELSADAVAGVLGTLVQAPGVDAADLYFQHQISESWVLEDGIVKDGSFHVDQGVGVRALSGEKTGFAYSNDIRLAALSQAAGAARSIARAGQAGSVQAWQRPTPPALYAADNPLDVMPQADKVAFLQRLDAYTRSLDPRISQVTVSLAGVHDTVMVAASDGTWAGDIRPLVRMNVSVIMEQNGRRERGSSGGGGRTDYLYFEAEERALGYAREAVRQASVNLEAIAAPAGSMPVVMGPGWSGVLLHEAVGHGLEGDFNRKGSSAYSGRVGEKVASSLCTIVDDGTLPGRRGSLSVDDEGVPSHCTTLIENGVLKGYMQDKLNARLMGVPATGNGRRESYAHLPMPRMTNTYMLAGESDPDEIVRSVKKGIYCANLGGGQVDITSGKFVFSTSEAYLIEDGKITAPVKGATLIGNGPEVMNRVSMVGHDLKLDTGVGVCGKDGQSVPVGVGQPTLKIDQITVGGTG
- a CDS encoding carbon-nitrogen hydrolase family protein, whose protein sequence is MATVAALQMTSGPEVADNLHTAARLIAEAAEQGAELVLLPECFGAFGAASLTAIAAAEWGVQRPMRRFLAEQARQHGIWLVGGSLPLPVSAGGKPMACQLVVDEHGHEVARYDKLHLFDVDVADNHGSYRESRDYDFGDRVVCIDSPVGRLGLSICYDVRFPELYQALRADGAEVIVVPAAFTAVTGAAHWEVLLRARAIETQCWVLAANQVGEHPSGRQTYGHSCLIDPWGVVQQCLPAGEGVLTGALVPEQLQGVRARMPITRHRRFALAAQPLPPGKESTEHE